One Endomicrobiales bacterium genomic window, TTCCGATGATACTTTTACATCACCCTCACCTACCCTTCGGGCTTCCTCTCCCCTCGAGGGAGAGGATTGAGGTGAGGGGGCATTTCGTAACCGGCTATTCTATTATGATAAATTACTCAAAAAATCATTGTAATCAAACTTTCTTACAAGCTCAGTTTTCCCACTTAAACGCTTAACTACAATAGATGGCATTTGCAAACCGTTAAACCAATTCTTTTTAACCATTGTATAACCGGCTGCGTCGCTAATGCGCACAACATCGCCAACTTCTAACTTTTTAGAAAAATTGTAAGTGCCAAACACATCGCCTGCAAGGCACGACCTGCCCGCAACCATATATTTATATCGTCCGCTCTTGCCTGTTTCTATTTTTGCAGGTGTTGAGTATATTAAAAGGTCAAGCATATGCGCTTCGGTTGAAGCATCAAGAATTGCCACATTTATCTTGTTATAAACAACATCTACAACCTTTGCTACAAGTTCGCTTGAGCGGGTAATTGCGCTCTCGCCTGGCTCTAAATATACCTGCACACCAAAACGCGTGCTAAAATCTTTTAACTTTTTTGCAAATTTTTCTATAGGGTAACCGTCTTTTGTAAAGTAAATTCCACCGCCTAAACTTACCCACTCAACTTTTTTTAACACGTATTCATATTTTTTGCCCAAGTAATCAAGCATTTTAGAAAAGCTTTTAAAGTTATCGTTTTCACAGTTAAAGTGAAACATAACACCGTTTATTTGCCCTAAAACTTTTAAAACGGCATTTTTATCAATAACACCCAAGCGCGAGTGCTTTCTTGCGGGGTCTGCAAGGTCAAAATGCGAATAACTTATGCCCGGATTCAAGCGCAGGCCAATATTTTTACCACTATTTTTTTTGGCAAACATTTTTAACTGGCTTATTGAATTAAAAATTATTTTATCGGCAAATTTTTTAACATTAGAAATATCCTGACTAGAAAAACCAACGCAGTAGGCATGCGTTTCTTTACCAAATTTTTCATAGCCAAGCCGTGCCTCATACAAAGAACTGCTTGTTGTACCGTCCATATATTTTTTCATCAAACCAAAAACAGACCATGTTGAAAAACACTTAAGCGCAAGCACAACTTTTGCACCAGAGAGCTTTTTTACAAGCGCAATTTTTTTAAGATTGTTTAATAATTTACGCTCGTCAATCAAATAATATGGCGTTTCAATTTTCATTTTATTTTAATAATTACAAAAACAGCTTTTCTGTGTAAGTGAATTTATTTTAAAATTTATTTTATTGACGAAAGGGTTTGTTGAGCAGGGCAGAGTGCAAAAAACTTTGCACAAACAAAGCGCAGGAAATTTTGGAACAATCATTTTTTTTATGTTGTTATGCAACTTATATAACCTCTTGTTTTTTGAGGCGTAATTTTACATAAAAGTATTTTTTTTGGCAATTTTTCCCTCAAAGCATTTATCTGGCTTTTTTTCTCGCGTTTTCATCTAATATTTTTTTGCGCAACCTAATAGCATCAGGCACAACCTCAACAAGCTCATCATCAGAAATAAAAGCAAGGCATTTTTCCAAACTCATCTGTACAGGAGGTGTAAGCGTTAAGGCATCATCGGAACCGGCTGCACGCATATTGGTAAGTTTTTTGCCTTTGCAGGGGTTTACAACCAAATCACCTTCTCTATTGTTTGCGCCAATAATTTGTCCACCATAAACTTGCTCAGCATGTCCAAGAAACAAATAACCTCGGCTTTGTAAATTAAACAGGCCATAGCTTGCCGTTGTACCAGCATCCATTGCAATAAGCACACCGTTTTGGCGTTTTGTAATTTCGCCGGCGAACTCATCGTATTTGAGAAATATTGAACTTATTGTGCCCATACCTTTTGTAAGTGTCATAAACTCCGCTCTAAAACCCAAAAGGCCTCGAGTTGGTATTTTATATATTAAACGCACCATCCCGTACTCTTGGCGCATATCAAGCATCATACCCTTGCGAGGCCCAAGGTTTTCAATTACAGACCCCATAACATCTTCAGCCACATCAATGGTCAACTCTTCAAATGGTTCGCACATTTTACCGTTTATCTCACTCATAATTACCCGAGGCATTGTTACTTGTAATTCGTAACCTTCTCTGCGCATTTTTTCAATAAGTACACTAAGGTGAAGTTCTCCTCTGCCAGAAACCTTACACCCAACTTCATCGGTTAAATCTTCCACATCAAGCGCGACATCAGAAAGCATTTCTCTTTGAAGGCGCTCCCTTATGTGGCGTGATGTAACAAATTTGCCCGACCTGCCAGAAAATGGCGAATCATTCGGCAAAAAATTCATTGTAATTGTTGGCGGGTCAATTCTTGGGCCTGTAATTACACACGGGGCATTGGGGTCGGTTACTGTTTCGCCCATTGTTACATGCTCAATACCGGCAAGTGCAACAACTTGCCCTGCGTGCGCTTCTTCAATTTGCTCAAGCTCATTGCCAACAAATTGATATATTTTTGTTATTCGTGCCTTTGTTAAGCTTTTGCCGTCGCGCGTAACACAAATATCCTGATTTATTTTAACACTGCCGCTTGATATTTTACCAACAGCAAGCCTTCCTAGAAATGAACTAAACTGCAGTAAGCTTACAAGCATTGCAAATGTTTCATCTGGCTTGCCGCTTGGAGGCGGTATGCGCTTAATAATCTTTTCAAATAGCGGTTTCATACCACTGTTTTTATCGCCTTCCTTATCAAGGGCATAGCCGTCACGAGCAGAGGCATAAATAATAGGAAAATCTAAGATATGGTCTGGGGCATCAAGTTTCCCCATCAGGTCAAAAACCTGGTCAACAACCCATTCCTTGCGAGCATTGGGCCTATCTATTTTGTTTACAACAACAATTATTGGCAAGTGCAAATTCAAAGCTTTTTTTAGCACAAAATATGTTTGCGGCATTGGGCCCTCGGCGGCATCAACAAGCAACAAAACACCGTCGGCCATTTTTAAAACGCACTCAACCTGACCGCCAAAATCGGCATGGCCCGGCGTATCAATTATGTTTATCCAGTAATCGCCATATTTAAATGAGCCGTTTTTTGCCATTATGGTAATGCCTCTTTCGCGCTCTTGATCCATAGAGTCCATCATTCGCTCTGAAACCACCTGATTTTCGCGAAACAATCCGCTTTGCCGAAATAATTGGTCAACCAATGTTGTTTTGCCATGGTCAACATGGGCGATAATTGCAATGTTTCTAATTTTAGACATATCCATTTGTTTGTTCCTCTCCATGTTATTAAAAAAATTAACGCGCATTAGTAATGCCGTGTGCGCGTTAAAGACACTTGCTAATGAAAATTATGCTTTAATTATAATCAATTGTCCCAAGTACCTAATCTCGCTGGGTCAACCGAATTTATATTGTACACTAAATGAAGCAATAAGAAAAATTTACCTAATATAAAAAAGCAACCACAAGGCAAGTTGCCCAGCGGTTGCTTTTGTAAGCTGCAAACTTTGATTATTTTAGAAGCTTGCGTTTGCAATAACACAAACCGGCAAAAATCCGCCCTTGTGTATTACATTAACCAAACCAATTTGAACACCTTTTAATTTATCCGCAACATTTATAAAACCCCATTGCAAACCTGTAACATCATTGGCACCATTATAAAAACCCAACTGCACACCTTTAACAACATTTGCTTTTGAAACAAATGAATACTGCACACCCTCAATTTTGCTATCTACACCACCAAAGATCCATGCGAGTTGCAAACCCTCAACGGTATCAACATTTGAAGCAATGCTAAGATCAAGGCCTGAAACCGCTTTGTCTGACGGAATGCTTAACTCCGGCACTAAAGAAAGCTTTACCGGCGTTGCCGCGCTTGCAACCATAAACACCGACACCAACAACGCAAGAACTAAACCTGCTTTTGTTACCATTTTCATCTGCAACCCCCTTTCGTCTCGCCAATAGCGGACTTTTTATTTTTGCCGCTTTGCGGCAAAATTCAGCTCTGCACGCTCTCTATTTTTTGTGGTTTGTTATTCTGCCAAGCAAAATCAATTACACTATGCTTTAAACTTGTCATTTGAGCTATATTATAGCTCTTTTAAACCCAATAAAATACCAACACAGGGTTACTTTTTTAGATGACTTGAGGGGGAGGTACCCAAGAGCATCGCTTCAACAGCTCTAATAGCATCAACAGCAGAGCTTGTTATGCCACCGCTATAGCCCGAACCTTCACCTATTGGGTATAAGTTCTTAATATTTACCGACTCAAAGTTTTTGTTGCGTGTAATTTTTATAGGGCATGTAGTTCTCGTTTCAGGGCCAAGCAAAATGGCATCATCTGAAACAAACAGCGGATAATCTTCTTTCCAACTTTTAAACGCACTTAAAAGAGAGTCATTAACAAACTGCGGAAAAATGGAGTGCAGGTTTACAGCAACCGTTCCAGTTTTACACGAGTTTTTATTCAAGGTGCCCGATATTTTAGCAGATAAATAGTCCATTAAATTCTGCGCAGGCACTTGCCATGTACCACCTGATGCGATAAATGCTTTTTGCTCAATATCTCTTTGAAACTCAATACCCGACATAGGACTATCTGACTTATAATCGCTCTTATGGCATGTTACAACTATTGCCGAATTTGAAAATACCGATGCGCGAGCAGAGTAACTCATACCATTTACAACCATCAAACCATTTTCAGACGAAGCATTTACAACCTCGCCGCCTGGGCACATACAAAATGTGTATACGCCGCGCCCAATTTTTCGATTGGTATATGTAAAAGAATAATTAGCCGCACCAATATTTTTAAAGTTTTTATATTTATTACCGTATCTCATAAGATTAATAGTTTCTGACGGGTGTTCTATTCTCACGCCAACAGAAATTGGTTTTTGCTCAATAGCAATACCATTTTCATAAATCATTTTAAATGTATCGCGGGCACTGTGCCCAACTGCAAGATAAATAATTGACGAAAAATATTCTTTGCAATCATTAATTCGCACACCAACAGCTTTATCACCAGAGATAATAAGTTTGGTCATTTTTGAACTGTAATGTATCTGCCCGCCATTTTTAAGAATGTAGTTGCGCATATTGCAAACTATTTTGCAGAGTACATCGGTTCCTAAATAAGGTTTGGCAATGTATTCAATTTCAGAAGGTGCGCCAAACCTTATAAATGTATTCAATACTTTATTTACATATACAGAATTATTCACTCTTGAAAACAGCTTACCATCTGAGTATGAACCGGCTCCACCTTCGCCAAATTGAATGTTTGACTCGGTATTAAGCACCCTTCGTTCAATAAAATTTTTAACATCAATGTGGCGCTCTTCTATTTTCTTGCCGCGTTCAAATATTAT contains:
- the nspC gene encoding carboxynorspermidine decarboxylase — translated: MKIETPYYLIDERKLLNNLKKIALVKKLSGAKVVLALKCFSTWSVFGLMKKYMDGTTSSSLYEARLGYEKFGKETHAYCVGFSSQDISNVKKFADKIIFNSISQLKMFAKKNSGKNIGLRLNPGISYSHFDLADPARKHSRLGVIDKNAVLKVLGQINGVMFHFNCENDNFKSFSKMLDYLGKKYEYVLKKVEWVSLGGGIYFTKDGYPIEKFAKKLKDFSTRFGVQVYLEPGESAITRSSELVAKVVDVVYNKINVAILDASTEAHMLDLLIYSTPAKIETGKSGRYKYMVAGRSCLAGDVFGTYNFSKKLEVGDVVRISDAAGYTMVKKNWFNGLQMPSIVVKRLSGKTELVRKFDYNDFLSNLS
- the typA gene encoding translational GTPase TypA — translated: MDMSKIRNIAIIAHVDHGKTTLVDQLFRQSGLFRENQVVSERMMDSMDQERERGITIMAKNGSFKYGDYWINIIDTPGHADFGGQVECVLKMADGVLLLVDAAEGPMPQTYFVLKKALNLHLPIIVVVNKIDRPNARKEWVVDQVFDLMGKLDAPDHILDFPIIYASARDGYALDKEGDKNSGMKPLFEKIIKRIPPPSGKPDETFAMLVSLLQFSSFLGRLAVGKISSGSVKINQDICVTRDGKSLTKARITKIYQFVGNELEQIEEAHAGQVVALAGIEHVTMGETVTDPNAPCVITGPRIDPPTITMNFLPNDSPFSGRSGKFVTSRHIRERLQREMLSDVALDVEDLTDEVGCKVSGRGELHLSVLIEKMRREGYELQVTMPRVIMSEINGKMCEPFEELTIDVAEDVMGSVIENLGPRKGMMLDMRQEYGMVRLIYKIPTRGLLGFRAEFMTLTKGMGTISSIFLKYDEFAGEITKRQNGVLIAMDAGTTASYGLFNLQSRGYLFLGHAEQVYGGQIIGANNREGDLVVNPCKGKKLTNMRAAGSDDALTLTPPVQMSLEKCLAFISDDELVEVVPDAIRLRKKILDENARKKAR